In Vicia villosa cultivar HV-30 ecotype Madison, WI unplaced genomic scaffold, Vvil1.0 ctg.000451F_1_1_3, whole genome shotgun sequence, the following proteins share a genomic window:
- the LOC131628412 gene encoding uncharacterized protein LOC131628412 isoform X1, producing MVLRCLQIKGKTWSTLFENPDFMTLHSNHFISRHGSDDDHRTFLLTLTPAPALYNCEFYLLGNPLKLNLPSPFQRPCSFVSILGSTSVNGIFCLKTNSWRWISMNGRIDLDHWMYTGSFDGHEVYVDGTCHWLFTKDDSKEQHTVVTLLSFDLSNQAFITTPIGEESITPHTYNRRLAVLNASIALLSNYDDNIVFHISILGQLGVTESWTKLYICGPLPSLEWPPYGFGKMGYMFFEKTDGELAYVDLSTQKIEEVDITTRSACLFTVGLYKKSLLSIRGSSK from the exons ATGGTTCTACGATGTCTCCAAATCAAAG GCAAAACATGGTCCACTTTATTTGAAAACCCTGACTTCATGACCTTGCACAGCAACCATTTCATATCTCGTCACGGTTCTGATGATGATCATCGTACATTTCTTCTCACTCTCACACCTGCACCTGCTCTTTACAACTGTGAATTCTATTTGCTCGGCAACCCACTCAAACTCAATTTGCCATCTCCATTTCAACGCCCTTGCTCCTTTGTTTCTATTCTCGGCTCCACAAGTGTTAACGGCATTTTTTGTTTAAAAACTAATTCTTGGAGATGGATCAGCATGAACGGGAGGATTGATCTGGATCATTGGATGTATACTGGGTCATTTGATGGTCATGAAGTTTATGTGGATGGAACCTGTCATTGGTTGTTTACTAAGGATGACAGCAAAGAACAACATACTGTAGTAACTCTATTGTCATTTGACCTGAGTAATCAGGCGTTCATTACAACACCCATCGGGGAAGAATCTATCACTCCACACACTTATAATAGACGCTTGGCCGTGTTAAATGCCTCAATTGCTTTACTCTCAAATTATGACGATAATATTGTTTTTCACATATCTATTCTGGGTCAACTTGGTGTGACTGAATCATGGACCAAACTATATATTTGTGGCCCCTTACCTTCCCTCGAATGGCCCCCATATGGATTTGGGAAGATGGGATATATGTTCTTTGAAAAAACAGATGGTGAACTAGCCTATGTTGATCTGAGCACCCAAAAAATTGAGGAAGTTGATATCACTACTAGAAGCGCATGTTTATTTACGGTCGGTCTTTACAAGAAAAGCCTTCTTTCGATCAGAGGATCAAgtaaatag
- the LOC131628412 gene encoding uncharacterized protein LOC131628412 isoform X2, which translates to MDTADEEQGRKSYNPLSFYSPDPIKVNKSLQLKLLNKNYIPLSLFTYGSTADRRRQSKRSAKFHYGSTMSPNQSMNGRIDLDHWMYTGSFDGHEVYVDGTCHWLFTKDDSKEQHTVVTLLSFDLSNQAFITTPIGEESITPHTYNRRLAVLNASIALLSNYDDNIVFHISILGQLGVTESWTKLYICGPLPSLEWPPYGFGKMGYMFFEKTDGELAYVDLSTQKIEEVDITTRSACLFTVGLYKKSLLSIRGSSK; encoded by the exons ATGGATACCGCTGACGAGGAGCAGGGGAGAAAAAGCTATAATCCATTATCGTTCTACTCCCCTGATCCGATCAAGGTAAACAAGTCCTTACAATTAAAGCTGCTCAACAAAAACTATATTCCACTCTCGCTCTTCACCTACGGTTCCACCGCCGACCGCCGTCGTCAATCAAAGAGGTCAGCAAAATTCCACTATGGTTCTACGATGTCTCCAAATCAAAG CATGAACGGGAGGATTGATCTGGATCATTGGATGTATACTGGGTCATTTGATGGTCATGAAGTTTATGTGGATGGAACCTGTCATTGGTTGTTTACTAAGGATGACAGCAAAGAACAACATACTGTAGTAACTCTATTGTCATTTGACCTGAGTAATCAGGCGTTCATTACAACACCCATCGGGGAAGAATCTATCACTCCACACACTTATAATAGACGCTTGGCCGTGTTAAATGCCTCAATTGCTTTACTCTCAAATTATGACGATAATATTGTTTTTCACATATCTATTCTGGGTCAACTTGGTGTGACTGAATCATGGACCAAACTATATATTTGTGGCCCCTTACCTTCCCTCGAATGGCCCCCATATGGATTTGGGAAGATGGGATATATGTTCTTTGAAAAAACAGATGGTGAACTAGCCTATGTTGATCTGAGCACCCAAAAAATTGAGGAAGTTGATATCACTACTAGAAGCGCATGTTTATTTACGGTCGGTCTTTACAAGAAAAGCCTTCTTTCGATCAGAGGATCAAgtaaatag